From the Leptospira perdikensis genome, the window GTCCCTTTTTGAACTCTTCTTTCGCTTCCGCGAACTTTCGCGACTTGTACAAGGAAAGTGCGTGGTTGTAATGAACAAGCACTGCCTTCATTTTATCACTAACGATCATTTGGGCTCCTTATAGAAAATAACAACGGCAGTTGCGTAATGGTCAGCATGGCTGATGGATACGGAACTTGTTGTAAATCCTTTCTCTCGGAAAAACTTCTCAGTTTTCCCATGGATGACTAGCGTTTTTTTACCAAAATTTGTACCCGCGAGTTCAATCTCACGCATATCCGCAACTTCCCCCGGATTTAGGTTTAGGGCCTTAATTACGGCTTCTTTACAAGCAAATCGGCCCGCGAGAAAGGGAACGGGGTCTTTGTGTTTGTGACAGTATTCCACTTCTTCATCGGTAAAAACCCGTTTCAAGAACCGGTCCCCATGTTTTTCAAGGAGTTCACGGATCCTTTGGTTTTCAACAATGTCGTTCCCGACGGATAACATAAGATGATTTATTATTTTCGTCGAAGTTCTAATAGTCGAGCAAATAATATATTGTTTTCCTTGTGGTAGGGACGTCTGAGCTGCACTCTTTCAGAATAATCGAAGGCAGCAGAAAAATCACCGTTTTCATACAAGGCTTCTGCAATATAAAATAATGTTAGGCTGTCCGAAGGATTTTTTTGGACATAGTTTACCGCAAATTCAAGAGGGAACGCAGACATTCTGTGTTCTGTATATAAGTATATTTTTTGGACCGAAAGTGGTGCCTCGTGAATCGAGGCAAAATTGTTAGAAATTATTTGTTCCACGTCAGTCCATTTTTTTTGTTTATACAATGTAAGTGCCCTTAGATAAACAAAATGTTTAGGGTGGTTGGAAAGAACATGAATGGGCGATCCCTCTCCGATGTATTCCACTCGAATGAGGGATAAATCATCAATCAATTCACCATGACTTTTGATTGCATCGCGAATGGATTCCAAATCCCCTTGCCCTTCTAGTGTTGTTTTTAAAAAAAGTTCGTCATCTTCATTAACTTCCATTTCGACTTCAGAACCGATCAAAATATCATCTCGTCCATCGGAACCAACAAGTAACAAATCTCCTTTCTCAAGTTGAAAGGTATTGACTTGCAGGGCTTTTTTTGATGCCAAAAGCCCTAACTTCGCACAAACATAGTTATGTGGCAGAAAAAAAGTTTTATGATTTCTGTAAATCACAGGCCTTGGATGTTCAGCATTTAAAAAATAAAAAAATCCAGTTTCGTCATCGATCAAACAAAGAAACATAGAAATGAGCATGGATCCGTCAAAGGTCACAAGAGTGCTATGTAATTCAGTATAAGCATTACTCACCCATTTTTCAGGAGTGATATCCCGCACTTCTTCCGATTGACCATTTCTTTTAATGATGGCTTCAAATACAGATCCAATCACAAGGGCACCACTCGCTCCTTGCATCGATTTACCCATTGCGTCCCCATTCAGAACAACTATGTATTTTTTGTTTTGTAATTGGATCGAAGAAGAGACACATAAGTCTCCCCCAATTTCAGAATTCCATTGTTTGTAAGAAAACTTCTTCTTTTGTTCAGTAAGGAACTGAATATTCATGTTTGAGGAGGTGGCAAGGTTTTGTGTCAAAGGTTCAATGAGTAACGAGGCCAAAAAGTAATCCCCATCTTGTTGTTCCTTAAGACCTTTCACTTCGGTTAACGCGTAATTCAGTTCCTTGGTTCGTTCATCAACCTTTTGCTCCAAGTTGGTATACAAAAGGGAATTCTCGATAGAAACAGCAATTTGCGAAGATAAAATTTTTAAAATTTCTACACGACCAGGTGTGAAAGCATCCGTTGTTAGATTATTTTCTAAATAAACAATACCAACCACAGTCCCGTGACTTAAAATAGGATAACATAATAAAGACTTAGGAAGTGTTGATTTTACGTACGGGTCGTTCTTAAAATCACCTTCTCTAGCGGCATCTCCACAAATTACAACAAGCCCAGTCCTCACCACATAACCGATGATCTGCGAAGGAATTTTATTTTGATTCACATAGGCAACTGGTTCTAAAAAGTCTATAGCAAAGGGTGATTCCGAGTAAACAAAAACTGATTCTTTTTCTGCTTCTGATTCAGCCAAAACTTGCCAACCCGAGTCAGATTTGAGTATAAAGTATCCTCTTTCCGCCCCGGCATTTTCGATGAGAATTTTCATCATCTTTTCCAGAAGACGATTGAGTTGGATTTCTCCAGAAATGGTTTGCGAAGCTTTGATTACCGTATTAATATCTAAAGAAGATCCTACATCTCCAAAAATATCTTTTGTTGTACTAAATAGAGAAAGACTATCAGTGGAGTCGGTTCTAAAGTTTCGACCGATGTATTTTTTTAAAGAAATATGGTTTGCTTCAAGTTGTTTTACTTTAGATAAAAAGCCGTATTTCCCATATCGGTAATGGGCTTCCACCAAATGTAGGTTACTGTATTGTTCGAATCCGGTTTCCTTCCACATCCGAACCAAAAACTCGTTTGCAATGGCTTCTTCCAATATATAACTTGATTCGCGCGCGGAAGAAATCGCCGCTTTACAAGCGATTACTGCCTGCGTTTTTTCATTAGCAAGGTATAATAACAGTGCAGAAATGATTTCATATTTATGGGCGAAGTTTTCGGGTGAACTCTTTGCCCATACCTTCATTCGTTTTTCAAATCCGTATAATCTTTTTTTCAGGGTTGCGGTTGTGACTCCCGGCGGATTTTTTTCGTCTACAATCAACGAAAAAGCAACTAGCGCTCCAAGGAATACATGTTCAGGAACAAACATCATTCCAAACATGGCACCTTCTAAAGTATCTAATTTTGTTGAGTATTCGTAAGCTTTTCCTTTGTCTCCGAGAAAGTATTCGATTCGCAACTTACATAAATAATAATCGAAGAGAGCATTGGCATTACCAGTGGATAACCATTCGGCAACCGTTTCTGTTTCAGAAAAATATCTGCCTTCCAAACACATGGAGTCGGCGGATTCCCCTCTCATGTTTTCAACCAATTGAAGATTGAGACGGTGCACTTGGTAAGCGTGGTTTTGACGTAAACTTAAGAGAGAAGCATCGTAACGAAGTTGGCTTTTGTAAAGGTCTTCTAAATTTTCGCGGAAAGCCAATCCTTGAAAATGGATATTATTCAAAGAATAAGAAGAATATTGTAAATCACCCGTCTCCATTCCGGCAAGAAAACTTTCCCAAAAAATAGGACGGCTATCTCTTGTATGATTTTTCCATGGAGAAATCATACATGCAAACATAAACAAGGTTCTACAACGAAACGTTTTTGCTTCAAGTGAATCAAGTAACCGAACACCTAACTGGCCAAACTTCAATCCATCATCATAATTCCCCAAACCAGAACCTTGGATGATCCCCATCGCACAAAACCCGAATGCACTGATTTCACAAAGCCCGTATCGTAAAGTGTGATTGACAAGTTTCAGAACAATCACAGGAAATAAATTTGGTTCTGCAAGAAAGGAAGGTGCAATACAAGCATTCAGAAGCCGCATGATTGCTAAATATTTCGGATCATCGGAAACAGGTAAGTTTTCCAAACTTTCAATGGACCTTCTACCTAACTTAAATTTAAACTTTAGGATCTCACGAAGCGGAGATAAAGGACCAGCTTTTTTTGGTAATCTTACACCGAGTAACTTTAAGGCTTGTTTGAGTGTCTCCAAAACCTCTTTCATTTTGTTTTGAGTCACAAGCATAGAAGATTGGAGTTCGTAGACTAGAATTTTATCTAAGTCATTCCGAGCAAACTTAAGGATATAATTAAAACTTTTTTCAGCTGCTTCAAAGTTTTTAGAAAGATAGGCAGATCTTGCATAAGCCAAATGGAGTTTTAAAGTATTCTCATATTCAGAATTCCATTCGTCATCCGTCATGAGCCCGGCCATCCGATCAAAGAAAGTAAAGGCGGCATCATATGCAGATGAATTTAATGCTTTAAAACCTGCCTTTTCGTTTAAGATCCGTAACTCGGCTAACTCTTCACTACCCTTCATTTGAGAAGAACCCAAATTCAATTGGTTTACAATGGTAAACAAATGATCTTCTAGTTTGTATTTGTAAAGAATAGAAAGATAGGTTTTTCCAATTTTATAATGTAACTTTGATTTTTCTTCAGGGGAAATAATTTTATAAATTGCTTCCCGTATTTTGTCATGAGTGAAGTTTGCATCCTCCATTCCAAGAATCAGAAACTCTTCATTAGCTAGAGAAACCAAATCCATAGATGCTTTGTGAAATGGTCTTTCTGAAATCGTAGCATAGATATCGTGACGGAACCAGTTTCCAATACAAGCAGTGAGTTTGAGGGCATCGATTAATTCGGCAGACTGAAGATTAATTTTATCTATGATTAAATCGATGACATTATCTGAGATATTTACTGAATCGATTTTATCTTTATCCCAAGACCAATGATCATCTGCAAAATAAATATAAGACCTTTCATAAAGGTTCTTAAACATTTCGTTTACATGAAATGGATTTCCTTTGGTTTTTTTCCAAAGCACTTCGGCGATGGGTCGAATTTCCGATTCCGGGACCACCAGTGTTTCCGAAACCAATAGAGCAACATCTCGTTCTCTGAGTGGTTCTAAACGAATCTCGGAAACAGGAATTTGGTTTTCATGAAGTTCTTCCAATAACCGAGAGAAAGGATCGGTTGGAAACACTTCGTTGTCTCGATAGGACAATATAATAAAAAAATGCGATATTTCTGGATCCGTTAAAACTTCTTTTAATAGAAGAATACTCGAAGAATCAGCCCACTGCATATCATCTAAAAACAAAACAACAGGATGTTCTTTCGTACAAATGGTTCGAAGAAACTTTCGAAAAACTAAATGAAATCGATTTTCTGTCTCTAAACTATCAAGTTCTGGTGGCGCCGGCTTATCACCTAATAACTGTGAAAGTTCGGGAACTACATCAATGATTAACTTTGCATTGGCGCCGAGTGCATTAGAAAGTAAGGTTTTCCATTCTTTTACCGATGATTCACTTTCCGAAAGTAACTGTCGGACAAGACCTTGTAAGGCTAAATTGATCGCACGATATGGAATCGATTTTTTATATAAATCAAATTTACCTGAGGCAAAGTATGCTTTTTCTCTTGTAACTGGTTTTTGGATTTCATTGATGAGTGCAGACTTTCCGATTCCAGATCTACCCGAGATCAAAAAAATTTCAATTTTACCTTCTGTCGCATCCAAAAATTTTTCTTCGAAGATTTGGAGTTGGGATTCTCTTCCGTATAATTTCTTTGGAATTTGAAACCTTGAGGATTTATCATTTTTGGCAAGTTCCATCTGGAACTGATTTAGAGCCTCACGTCCATTTTCTAAAAGAACGGATTGGATTGCTGATAAATCCGAAAGTAAACCAGTCGCTGTCTGGTAACGATCTTCCGGGTTTTTTTCCAAAAGTTTCATAATCAGATCAGAAATAATTTTTGGAGCCCCTGTTCTTTCTTTGGGAGAAAGTGGTGTTTTTGCTAAGTGTGCATGCACCATCTCCAAACTATCTGTATATAAAAAGGGAAGATCTCCTGTGATTAACTGATATAAGGTGACGCCGAAAGAATAAAAATCTGTTCTATAATCTACAGTCCGATTCATCCGGCCAGTTTGTTCAGGAGAAATATGTGCAAGAGTCCCGGTTAAGTTTTGATTCATCGGAAGATAAAAACTTCGATGAGTCAAAAGAGTTGCTGAACCAAAATCAATTACCTTTAAAGTTCCAGTATCTGGATTATAAATTATATTCTGAGCTTTAATATCATTATGAACAATTTTTGCTTTATGAATGTCTATAAGGGCACGACAAACCTCAATGGCAATATTCAAAAAAGTGGCGATATTACTATACTTTCCACTTAACTGTAATTTAGCGAGATCTGTATAACCAACATTAGGAAATACAATGGC encodes:
- a CDS encoding AAA family ATPase, which produces MFTVGKYKAIRELHLGKRSSVYTGESTTGGSVVIKLLNRDYPDNQEITRFKSEFEILRSIDSTYTLRPLDLESYQNTVAIVFPNVGYTDLAKLQLSGKYSNIATFLNIAIEVCRALIDIHKAKIVHNDIKAQNIIYNPDTGTLKVIDFGSATLLTHRSFYLPMNQNLTGTLAHISPEQTGRMNRTVDYRTDFYSFGVTLYQLITGDLPFLYTDSLEMVHAHLAKTPLSPKERTGAPKIISDLIMKLLEKNPEDRYQTATGLLSDLSAIQSVLLENGREALNQFQMELAKNDKSSRFQIPKKLYGRESQLQIFEEKFLDATEGKIEIFLISGRSGIGKSALINEIQKPVTREKAYFASGKFDLYKKSIPYRAINLALQGLVRQLLSESESSVKEWKTLLSNALGANAKLIIDVVPELSQLLGDKPAPPELDSLETENRFHLVFRKFLRTICTKEHPVVLFLDDMQWADSSSILLLKEVLTDPEISHFFIILSYRDNEVFPTDPFSRLLEELHENQIPVSEIRLEPLRERDVALLVSETLVVPESEIRPIAEVLWKKTKGNPFHVNEMFKNLYERSYIYFADDHWSWDKDKIDSVNISDNVIDLIIDKINLQSAELIDALKLTACIGNWFRHDIYATISERPFHKASMDLVSLANEEFLILGMEDANFTHDKIREAIYKIISPEEKSKLHYKIGKTYLSILYKYKLEDHLFTIVNQLNLGSSQMKGSEELAELRILNEKAGFKALNSSAYDAAFTFFDRMAGLMTDDEWNSEYENTLKLHLAYARSAYLSKNFEAAEKSFNYILKFARNDLDKILVYELQSSMLVTQNKMKEVLETLKQALKLLGVRLPKKAGPLSPLREILKFKFKLGRRSIESLENLPVSDDPKYLAIMRLLNACIAPSFLAEPNLFPVIVLKLVNHTLRYGLCEISAFGFCAMGIIQGSGLGNYDDGLKFGQLGVRLLDSLEAKTFRCRTLFMFACMISPWKNHTRDSRPIFWESFLAGMETGDLQYSSYSLNNIHFQGLAFRENLEDLYKSQLRYDASLLSLRQNHAYQVHRLNLQLVENMRGESADSMCLEGRYFSETETVAEWLSTGNANALFDYYLCKLRIEYFLGDKGKAYEYSTKLDTLEGAMFGMMFVPEHVFLGALVAFSLIVDEKNPPGVTTATLKKRLYGFEKRMKVWAKSSPENFAHKYEIISALLLYLANEKTQAVIACKAAISSARESSYILEEAIANEFLVRMWKETGFEQYSNLHLVEAHYRYGKYGFLSKVKQLEANHISLKKYIGRNFRTDSTDSLSLFSTTKDIFGDVGSSLDINTVIKASQTISGEIQLNRLLEKMMKILIENAGAERGYFILKSDSGWQVLAESEAEKESVFVYSESPFAIDFLEPVAYVNQNKIPSQIIGYVVRTGLVVICGDAAREGDFKNDPYVKSTLPKSLLCYPILSHGTVVGIVYLENNLTTDAFTPGRVEILKILSSQIAVSIENSLLYTNLEQKVDERTKELNYALTEVKGLKEQQDGDYFLASLLIEPLTQNLATSSNMNIQFLTEQKKKFSYKQWNSEIGGDLCVSSSIQLQNKKYIVVLNGDAMGKSMQGASGALVIGSVFEAIIKRNGQSEEVRDITPEKWVSNAYTELHSTLVTFDGSMLISMFLCLIDDETGFFYFLNAEHPRPVIYRNHKTFFLPHNYVCAKLGLLASKKALQVNTFQLEKGDLLLVGSDGRDDILIGSEVEMEVNEDDELFLKTTLEGQGDLESIRDAIKSHGELIDDLSLIRVEYIGEGSPIHVLSNHPKHFVYLRALTLYKQKKWTDVEQIISNNFASIHEAPLSVQKIYLYTEHRMSAFPLEFAVNYVQKNPSDSLTLFYIAEALYENGDFSAAFDYSERVQLRRPYHKENNILFARLLELRRK
- the acpS gene encoding holo-ACP synthase; this translates as MLSVGNDIVENQRIRELLEKHGDRFLKRVFTDEEVEYCHKHKDPVPFLAGRFACKEAVIKALNLNPGEVADMREIELAGTNFGKKTLVIHGKTEKFFREKGFTTSSVSISHADHYATAVVIFYKEPK